GGGAATTCTcccctgctgctgttgctgtttgcctgcagagagagagagagagagagagagtggttaCATGAGTGATGACTAAACAAAAGCGGTACAAAAGAAGTCAAATGAGTAAGTTATTTGACAGCAGATATCGGAGAGGATTTGTAGAGAAGTGTTTTAATGATTACGGGCCCGCAATGTGAGCAAATTATGGAGGCATCCATGGAAATTTAGCTGGTTAAGTCAACAATATGTCTGGTATATTGTCCCTTCAGCTGGCTTCGCCAAAAGTAAAATCACGCTATCATCATTCACCAGTTTATGCATTAAATCATCATGAGTCATGCTTTAGCTAGGcagatggttaaaaaaaaacaaaaaaacatatctcATACTGTCAAACACTCACCCTGTATGCTTAAAAGGTGAATGGTAGATGATGGTAGTTAGTGGTTTACCTCTTCAGTTGTGGTCAGCTTGATTTTTTCAGTTACAGTGGTTTGCAACACTCACAGCAGAACAAAGAGTCACCACACCTATATCAACATCCTTACACTGCAGCATTTCACTGTTCACCTGTGTGGTGAGCATGTTTGAAACGCTTACATCGGGGTTCAATTACAAATTCAGTTGGGTCAGAATTTACGGAAATGTTAGTTGTGCTGTATCAGTTTTGTCTGTGGACTCATCGACTGCTACAGACATGACATCAGTTTTTTGCACATCTGTAACtagaattttatttattttttcaatctTTTTTCAATCTTTAATTTTGTCATCATTTCCACAATAGTCAGCATTCATTCTTCCACAGTTTCCGAGTctgtaaatgtctttttcttcttttccacgAAGATCCACGATGCATGAAGGGAAGCTGTTGCAGTTCTCTTTTGTTGCGTGCATGACAGCTGTCATCGTAAGATGCAAACAAACTCAGCACTTTAGCATCCCTCTCTTGTGGTTCTTTGGAAGTTTGGTGTTTTTCAATGTGGTGCCATGGGGAaccatgaaaataaacaagtacTTACCAGTCAGGGCGAGGTTAAAGTGCTGGTTTTCACTGtccattttacatttcaggGTTGACAGAGTCATTTGTGAAAGATGTGGTGTGACATGTATAAACATCCTGCCTGGTCAGTACTGCACACTCTCAACAGAAATAGGAAGAGAGTGCGATTAGCTACCTCCATACACAGTGTATGTAATTTACTTATTTTGTCATCAGAGTTATCTATGTATGCTGGGCCACTCAGCTGGATATAGTTTAAAAAATCAGGcttgcatttatatttaaatatatgtataaacatATAAAGTTGCAAGCAACAAACATAGAAGTAACAGACTCTTGTCGCTCAACTGGCTGGTATAATGATAATATTGGTCTCTGTGCAGGTTCAGCAACAGACCTGCACCACTGGAGTTGTGAGATATACAGTGACTCTACCATAGGCCAGATGTTTTCCAGCAGCGTAGGACTGTGATAGCATGGGTAGTCTGGCAATTCCCCAATTTGGTAATGCTTTATATTGTCCAGCAATGCAAGCTAGTATGTTTTTGGAACTTTTGATGTTCAGACATTACCAATGATATCTTAGGTTTAATGTTATCTCCATTATATCTCATCTATGTTCTCTTTCTGGAGTGaattaatcacaaaaaaagtAACTTTAGGATAAGGACCACAAAGAAGGGTTTTAGGTAAGAATTGCCGCTTTGATAAGCTGGTTTAAAATGAGTCATAAAGTGGTTAAATCCAAAAGCGACTGCACAAAGATCTCAAAGTGAATATCTGATTCTCTGACTCTCTTTCTCACCTCAAAGCCTCGAAACAGTCAGAGTCACTGGCTACAATTATTTTTAACATGAAATGTCTTCTGCCACTAGAAAGAGCCTTCATATGGGGAGGGGTGTGTACGTCTCtctgtgtatttcttttttgaggggagggggggaattTACATCCCAGACGTGTTACCACGGTGACAAGGTGCTCCCTGCCGCCGTCGGGTCTCGGCCAAGTTGGGCGCCATGGTGACTGGGTGGTGACAGACTTTGTGACGAGTCCGCCGGGACACCATGGTTGGGTCAACCTTAAAAGACGCAGACACACTTGCAATGCATGCACTTGACACAGgcctttaatttaaaaatgttaggcacactaattaacacatttaacttaattaacacAAATGCAAGCTCTTTACataatacatgcatacacatacagcATGCACGTGTACAGTATGAGAAGTAATAACACATGCTGTATGCACACTCAACTCCAACCCGCTGGACCAGTGCTTGTCtgtgcaagcatgtgtgtgtgtgtgtgtgtgcatactgaagtgtgtgcatgcatttctCGATATTAAattgaaattttgtttttaagagcAGGTGAACATCATATCACCTGCTTCACAGTGCAAATGATTCTAGGCTTTTTCCTCCGTTGTCGCCTTGGGCCAAAACATCCATTAAAACATCCAACAGTCATCTATTTGTGTTGATGCTATcactgcacatgtgtgtgtgtgtgtgtgtgtgtgtgtgtgtgtgtgtgtgtgcgtgcgtgcatgttaATGACTTGCCTCAGCATTGGGGCGGCCTAGtgatttatatttctgtgttgttgcaTATGCgcctgcttgtctgtgtgtgtgggtgcgtttCCATACCCACATAGACTCCTACATAGATGACAGACAAATACACAACAGCccgacaaaacaaaacaaacaaagggacaaaaaacaaaacaaaaaaaaaaccgcAAACTTCTATACTAATGCAGATGTAAgacgcacacactcatatacacacaaaaacctTGACCAGGAGGACAGGAGAAGGCAAGGAGCCACAGTTTGAGCTTCCTGCTGTGAGGGGTCATGACCCCTATCAGACTCTGTGTCAGTCTGCCTATTGTGATCTGGctagagcacaaacacacacacacacaaatacacacaggcaTGAACTTACATGGTCTCCATGACGATGATGGGGGCGACAGTAAGGCGGCAGGATGGCGCTGTGGTGTTCTGATGAGACCCAACCTAATCATCATAATATATTCACTGTATCTAAATCTACAGGTGTGAGTACATTAGTGGTGAAATATGTACGCATCTGTGAAACATTGGTTAGGACAGCACAGCATGCAAATAGTGTGatgtatactgtacattataaattcatttattatattattatattataaatcaGTCATTGTGTAAATAAACTTGTAATTCCAAAGAAATGGATATTGAATACTGAAAAGATTGGTGTTTATGGACAAATAAGTACCGATCAATAAACCTTCTTCAGCTTTCTCCAATTTtgttgcaacaaaaaaaaaatcagcaactAAAACCACAAGTGACATGACTtgtgttcttttatattttttaaatcttgtaaaATCTCACTAATACTAAAGATCAAATTGTTCGAAGCCATCAGCAGTCAGCTGtctgtgaatatgtgtgtgtgtgtgtgtgtgtgtgtgtgtgtgtgtgtgtgtgtgtgtgacagggagGGGGTGCCATTGACTTTGACCATCAAGACCAAATGAAGAAGGGAGACCTAATAGCCGTAGTGGCTTCTGAAAGAAGAAGTAACGCGTTATTGTGAGTCTGTTATCATTACAAACCTTGTGACTCCATGCATGACAGAATCATTTCCATTGAAACATATTCCAATCTTTTTCAACTTCCACAGAATAATCTGTGTGAGTGAACATGCACCCCTCTTTTCTTGAATAAAGATGGCTGTGCCTTGCAATGGAGCACAGAGACCCAGAGTTGACCCATGTTATCAGCGGAATAGCATAAGACCTCAGACACAGTGTTTAATTGTAGTTGTTCTGTATCTGTTAtcacaaaattacaaaatcaaagcacacaaaacacatggaGATCTTGAGTCGATGGTCTGCGTTTCTATGGAACACAAAGACTTAGGTAACACCAAACACACCCGCACACAGATGAAGAAGTTACAAAGAAGCACTATCCAACACTTGCAGGTAGACCTCATCATGTAGGCTACATATCCTATCTCAGACAATGTGTATCTGCTGCCCCCTTTTGAACAGTAAATGTTTGACAGGCACTgacccaccaaaaaaaaaaaggtcaatttCTCATCTGAGTGTGGCATCTAGTGGACAACAcgcagaaacaaaaaaatctgactaAAATAATAAGGAGGAGGAAgtctgtagaaaaaaaaaagttttcttccCATAAAAATGACTTGTAAAATGCAGGTAAAACTAATTACACCGATAATTGCTGGACTATTATTGTTTCCTGGCACACCTAAATGGAACAGGACTGTTATTAATTTATTAGTTGCATCATGAGAAAGGTCAGTTTAAACAGATTAGTGActttaattagattagattcgCTGTCTGACAGTGGTCAGACAGGGGAGCACCTTCTCCCACAGGCTCCGCTGTGGAggggacagatacaggaaatctttcctgccacgTGCCATCACCTTatacaataaaaactaaaatcacTGGTCATTATTTACAGTCTCCACATGCACTTTACACACTTTGTCCATTGCACACCATACTGCCCATTTGTACATTTAAGTACTGCACATTTGTACATGCTGGataaatctgatattttattttatttatttgtatacttgaattttatattttgtgttacaacttttattttaatatgtctcatgttgttgttcttttctattttatttttaagtcattGTGGTGTATAGTGTAACTATGGGTGAAATGCTGTTGCTGCAATGCAATTTCCCAgtttgggattaataaagtatttctaatatCTAATATAATCTAATCTTTATTGTCACTGCATACATAATAGTacagatataaatatgtgtgtaaatTGTGTTATggactatactatactataatcTTAAATACTTATTAAATAAGCTAAAAGagtataatataatttataattcaaTGTGTTTGCACTCTATGGAAGCCTTATAGAAACAAAGGCTTACATTTTTTGTGCTCCTTGCAGGTCGGCTATAACACAGGAACACAGTAGTTGAGCCATACCTACAAGTAATCGGATTACATCAGGGATTACTCAGTCCTACAACTGTTTTTGGCTTCAAGTACTCCCTTACATCACACCACATCATGGGTTTCATAGCTATGTTGGACCGACTGTCAAGATAGTTCCCCTCCTTGTATTATTCCTCAGTAATGGGATGCACCATTTAACGCAGTGCAACACTGTGAGTCCATAACATTGTATACATTAGACAGCGCTCAGTAAATGGCATCAGTGTTGGAGGATACAAGAAATCAATGTGTCGCTGtaaattgaaaaacaaaaacagatttttaagcAAAAACGGAAGTACACCACAGTGCATCATCTTGCCTCAGCCGTGAGTTTCCGCCCACCTCCCGCCTCTGACCAATGAACGACGCCGGCCGGCACAGCATCCTCCAGGGCCGCTGGAGTTCGCGGGAAACCGGCTGTGCTCGTCCTCCATCAACCGTCTTCAAGCCCCAGATTAAACAACCgggttttttattttggatataCTAAAATAGCGTCGACCGGTTTCAAACTGTTGCGGTTAAAAGCGGAGCAGtgacacagctttaaaaaacaaacaaaccctgctGTCTCTGCCATGGCTGCCATGCTAACATCCGACGACAGCtagctcgctcgctcgctcgctcggtTGTCATATTGGGCTAAAATACtgctgactacaaagagacaaagggCTGTCACTGTCAGGCACGGGAACACACCGACACAGAGATagaaagaagaaacatgttCAACCTGGAGCGTTTTCGTTTTGACAAGAAGTCAGCGACGACAGCGACAAACAAAGAGCAGGATGGCGGCTCCAAAAGTCCAGAGTCTGAGAAGGAGAACAAGCCAGGTAAACCTGCAGATGTTACAGCAGGCGTACAGTGCAAAGACCTGTCCGTCTTTCACCTTGATACGTGTAGATATGTTTAGAAATGATGAGGGGATGGAGAGGCATGTGTCAGAGTCTGctgagaaatgaaataaagcaaaaagaGAGTAATGTGATGTTTACGGCCTGTGTCCCTAACACATCCACCGTCTATGATGTCTGCCTTTAGAggtaaatatatacatttaattgCATTATTTAGGAGACATGATTATCTCTGTTCTTGTTGTTTATGTATCAGGATGAAGACTTTCGCATGAGAGGCAATGAGCAGAGCATGACATGTGCCATGAAGGGGGATGAATCTGTGCAAATGTGTCttattaacttgtttttttttgtttgtttttttgctctccaGCTAAAATGAAACCCGTCAAAGCCCCGCCAAAGTCCCACGCCAGAGGAGTGGTGTTCGAAGAAGTCCTGACTATTGACCTGGAGGAGGACGAGCTCCTCTCCGAAACAAAGACCAAAATATCACTAACCAGGAAATCCACGTAAGCGTGACAACCAGTTCGCTGTGTTCTCGTTCATGCCGCGTCATGCCGCTTCACAGTCttgttgtcgtcgtcgtcgtttACAGGAACCACAAAGGGAAATCCAACTCAAACGGCGAAGCGTATCACACGGACGAGGAAGACGATGAACAGGAGAAGAAATCGAGCAGGCTGTTGGAGATGTTTCCTCAGCTGACGAGGACGGACGTGATGGAGGTGAGTCGAGGTTTCGACCCTTCAGCACAGAACACATTAGCCGGCTCTAATTCGGCCATTGTTCCATTAATCTCCTGCTTTTCCCAGTACAAAGCGCcttgttctgtttttcaggTCATTGGGAGCACGGGCACGTTGGATGGTGCTGTAGCCGCATGCCTTTTGAAGTTTGGCGATAAAGAAGGTGAGTTAATTCTTCATCGTGAACACATAATGACAAATACATGCTTGATTTCACATGAACAagatttaaacacttttttttttagcataacGAAAGCTTAGTTTGTAGTTTGGGGAGGAaaaagctttgtgtttgtcagataGTCATCCACATTTGGCTCATTCCCAGAGCCATGAAGCAAATTCAAAACTTGATACGACACGTTATAACTGAACCTGGTGTACGAgcggagaaaaggaggaaatacTCCTAAATATGTGCGAAATGTTCCAGTATAAAGGCAGTGCTgtgccaggaaaaaaaaactgtctctgCCTAGCTGGCTACTTTTGAAAACACtggctgtttttgtcttcctcaGGCAAAggcaagaaaagaaagcaggaCGGGTCCAGCAGTTCTCAGGACAGTGCTGAGACTCAACCCAGCAAGAAGAGGAGGCCGTCAGTGGTAAGATGACTAATGCTTCATGTATGAATACATTCAGTTCTTCTGGttagaatacatttttttaaaatattttaatttaacagtaAAATTAAAGCAATTGTAAGAGTTTGTACTGTCGTGCTTCATCTCTCATTTTAATGCGCTGTACATTTTACACTCTTCACTGCACTGTATAAGACCGTACTGACGGTTTGTTGCTCATTGTGCCATAAAagctgtttgttcttttgagagacacaactttaaataaatctgatgCACAGCAGACAAACTCCAGCTTCTTGCATGAGGATCATCATTTTCATCACGTgttaataattattatgtaaACTGTCTTCGTTACCGTTTTTGGCTCTCCCTTCAGTGCTGAATGCAAATTTCAGTAGGCTTCACTCTGtatgtgttttaaatcaaaagGTTTCTGATGAAGAAGATGACGAAGGCAAAGAGCCAAGCTGGGAGAAGCAGGAAGCCATGGTCAGAAGACTGCAGAAAAAGTTTCCTGACCAGGACAAGGAGGTGAAAACATTGTGTCCCTGTCTATGACATAATATTCCACTTCTTCACTTTAGTCCACACTGATTCTAAGTGTCTATACACTCTACACGACATTGTGAGTGACTGAGCTGATGAATTTGTGATGTTACCTAAGCCCAGAAGATGGAAAGAGTATTGCTCTCCTTGCTTTAATGGTACTACAGGAGCAGCTTTCCTTTACTTTATAATGGCACCCTTGGTGACGGTCCGTCTCGTTACAGGAGCTGCGGATGGTGCTGCACGAACACGACTGGAATGTCGAGGACGCTCTGCAGGTTTTACAGATGTTCTCAGACCCAggtgtgaacacagcagcctattTTACCTTTTCACTGACTTCATGTACATTTATGTGCCTTCATGTTCTGATTcaaagtcattttgtttgtctgtttttttttccctgctgtcAGATAATACCAGCTTTAGCTCACctgagagggaagaaaagaaatccaGCAAATCGAAGAGCAAAGACAAGTCGAACAGGGATCACAGAGAGTCAAAGCACCACAAAGATcacagagacaataaaaaaaggagagctCGTAGCGAGACAGAGGAGAGTGTAGATGAATCAGATGCTTCAAAAGACAGTGAAGACTCCGACTCAGAAGATGGTGAAGATTCCAAAAAGATAAATCCTCTCTCTACATGGCTTAAAAAAAGTTCAGATTCAgtatcctcatcctcctctgtcAAGAAAACAACTACCTCTTCCTTCACAAAGCCGTCCTCCTCTACCTCTACTGCTCAGATGCTGTCCAGGTTTGCCAGTGGGACCAGTATAGCTAAAAAGCAGGCCGCCGAGAGCAAGAGGAAGGCACGCGCCTCAGATGAACGCGTCAGCTCCGAGGGGGAAAGTGACAACGAAGAGGACACGGTTAGCAGCGAGTTTGAGGACTCTGACGAGGAGCTGTACTCTAAAGGTGGCATGACGGAAATGAAGAAGGAGATTATCACGTTCTTCCAGAATGCGTCGATAGATGAGCTGTCGCTGATCGCTTGGTGCTCTGTTAAAAAGGCCCAGAAGATTGTGGAACTGAGACCCTATGATAGCTGGGAAAGCCTGGTGagagaacgtgtgtgtgtgtgtgtttcataaaaTAGACATCATACAGGTGTTCCCTTCGTGTCAGATCAAACAGTTTGCACAAGTTATCAATGAGAAAagttgtaaaaacaaagaactCCAGTCAGTCATAGTGTGAATTCATCCTACCGAACACCTGGAAAATGACTTTGTGACCTGTTTCATTCACACTGTGTTTACTTCAGTGAGGTCTTCTGTGTGGAGACATTTCTAAAGGTCTATTGAATAGCAGAACCCTTCACCTCCTGACACGTCTAGTTTTTGTCATTTcccaaacatctgtctgtcagcagagaGTAAATATTGACTGTGATGGTTCATAataatgatggatggatgttatgTTGCAATAACAGGGCAGTCACGTATTTAAAATCTTTGTTAGCACACTGTTCGGTTTTATAAGGTATTCTTCAAGATGAGCTTAAACCCAAATCATTGACCTAACCACTGTCAGACCATCTAATGAGTTATTGGAGGAATTATTAATAGTGATCGATGAGAACTGTCTAGATACTTGACATATAGTTTGACAGCATGTCCTTTCCTTTTCAGAAAGAAGTCTTTCACAAGGACAATGGGCTGTCTGAGGACTTACTGTCGGGCTGCAGAGTCGTCCTCAAAGAGCGGAAGGTTGTCCTGGGGCTCATGTCCAAGTGTGAGACCATTTCCTCAAAAATGGTCAAACAGGTCACTGAGGTGATGGAGAAGGGCACAGGAGCCATGAAACAACCACGCATACTCAACAGCCAGTGAGTAAAATGATCAGACGCACCCAGTGTTAATGGTTAAAATGGTACTTTAACCTTGAAAAAAGTGATCCAGTTCTCGTTCTCAGTCTGGTTTGTCTCCGTCTTTGTCGTCTTTCAGGTTCCAGCTAAAGCCCTATCAGCTGATTGGCCTGAAGTGGCTGCTGCTTCTGCACGAGCACAATCTGAGCGGTATCCTCGCTGACGAAATGGTAAGGCAACCTGCCTGAGACCTGTGTGATGTGACTGTGGTGTGATTTAATAAGCCAAGCGTGACAGCAGGCACTTATAGCTTATGTAAGTCACCGCTCGATGAGTGTTACCGTGTCGGTATCAAAGAGTGTTTTGTGTGGATATGTGGCCGTCCTGCAGGTGAATAAATATTTAGAATgtgcaagaaagaaagaaattgaatAAAAGCGGCAACGTTTGTTGTTTCATCTCCGAGACGGTGAAAGAAGAGAGAACTTTGATTTTTGTAGTCTGTCaggatttttgttgtttatacTGATGATCCGAAATGCAGATGTTCAAATACATATTTCTGTTGCTCCACCTGGCTCTTTCTTTATGCATTTGTGTTGATAGCTGACTGACTCTGTATCCCTCTTCCCCTTTCACTCTCTCAGGGTTTGGGGAAAACCATCCAGGCTATAGCATTTTTGTCCGAGCTATACCAGAATGGAATCGAAGGTCCTCACCTCATCACTGTGCCGTCCTCCACACTGGGTAACAATCTCCACAAATCTCGCTACTTTGCTTTATGTTATATACATCATATCATACACTTATTAATGATTCATACTGATTTCTTCCTTTTCGTCTTGCAGATAACTGGGTCAGAGAGCTGAAGGTGTGGTCTCCAAGCCTCAAAGTTCTAGTCTATTATGGTAAGAGTcgtctttgtgtttcatgttgaaaTCTCCGTCTGCTTATGTGAACCCTGCAATTGATCTGGGAGCCTCAGCTGTTCACTGTGGTCACGTGTGCACAGAGACAGCTGATTAGGGCTCAGTGTAGTGTTTGTGCAGAACAATTCAGACCAGCAACAGCCCTGAAGCAAAACTCAATAAGAAGCTACACTTCTGAAACCCTGAGACACCTCAGTGCAGTTTATGTACATTTTAGGGAAAGTATTCATCACTGAGAAGTAATAATTTTGTCTATATGTCAGGTATGTGCCAGGTGTGTGCACTTATTTCATTGTTGGAACCCTCTATGACaccatgaatatttttttttttaataaatgagaGGACAGTCTGTATGCTCCTTTTTTTCAGGGTCTTTTCACAGTTTCTCACAATTTtgagacaaaagacaaagagtgtgtgtccatgttttccatACAGGATCTATAGAGGACCGCCGCTACCTCAGACATGACATCCTCAATAACGATGTTGAATTTAACGTCATTGTGACCACGTGAgcaaacgcgcacacacacacacacctccatcatattttacagatttattaCTGTTGCTACTGGGAGACTGAAGCAGTGCCTACGAGGACACACCTGAGCACAAAGTTGAATGAGTGCCCTTTGTTTGACTCGTTTTACAGGTACAACTTGGCCATAGGAAATGACAGCGACCGTAGCCTTTTCCGTAAACTGCGTCTGAAGTATGCTGTGTTTGATGAAGGTCACATGCTGAAGAATATGAACTCTCTGCGCTACCGCCACCTCATGGCTATTAACGTTagttcagactttttttttttttctaccaccACCATCCCCTAAACTCTGTGCTACCGTCATTTCTGTCATCAGATTAATTATATTTCTATCCGTCACATCTAGAAGTATTGAACATAACGGATTTGGATGTttatatctcttttttttctgtaggcACAGCGCCGCTTGTTGCTGACAGGAACCCCTTTACAGAACAACCTCCTAGAGCTGATGTCTCTCCTGAACTTCATCATGCCCTCTATGTTCTCCAGCTCCACCACGCAGCTCTCCAAAATGTTTTCtatggtgagtgtgtgtgttagactgtcagctcagtttgtttggaCAGATGGTAGCTACACCATCTGAAGCCAGATGGCACCAAATAACCCCATGTATGCACGTTGCTTCGAGATACAGGCCTGTCCtcttcaattcaattttattctGGCATGAAAACTTGGATTTGAAACAGATTATAGCATTCCAGGTACTTCATAAAATAGCAGGCTGTGAGAAGACACCGTCAGTTTGATTGAGTGCTTTAGTCCcatgaaagtatttttttttaaaactgtcttATATAATAATCCCAGATGAACTGAATGGCCTTTTGGCCAGTCTGAGTGTTTCATAACTTTGTTATGTGTCAGAAATCCCATGAGGAGCAGAGCGTCTTTGAGAGGGATCGTATTTCTCAGGCCAA
This genomic stretch from Larimichthys crocea isolate SSNF chromosome III, L_crocea_2.0, whole genome shotgun sequence harbors:
- the smarcad1a gene encoding SWI/SNF-related matrix-associated actin-dependent regulator of chromatin subfamily A containing DEAD/H box 1A, with the translated sequence MFNLERFRFDKKSATTATNKEQDGGSKSPESEKENKPAKMKPVKAPPKSHARGVVFEEVLTIDLEEDELLSETKTKISLTRKSTNHKGKSNSNGEAYHTDEEDDEQEKKSSRLLEMFPQLTRTDVMEVIGSTGTLDGAVAACLLKFGDKEGKGKKRKQDGSSSSQDSAETQPSKKRRPSVVSDEEDDEGKEPSWEKQEAMVRRLQKKFPDQDKEELRMVLHEHDWNVEDALQVLQMFSDPDNTSFSSPEREEKKSSKSKSKDKSNRDHRESKHHKDHRDNKKRRARSETEESVDESDASKDSEDSDSEDGEDSKKINPLSTWLKKSSDSVSSSSSVKKTTTSSFTKPSSSTSTAQMLSRFASGTSIAKKQAAESKRKARASDERVSSEGESDNEEDTVSSEFEDSDEELYSKGGMTEMKKEIITFFQNASIDELSLIAWCSVKKAQKIVELRPYDSWESLKEVFHKDNGLSEDLLSGCRVVLKERKVVLGLMSKCETISSKMVKQVTEVMEKGTGAMKQPRILNSQFQLKPYQLIGLKWLLLLHEHNLSGILADEMGLGKTIQAIAFLSELYQNGIEGPHLITVPSSTLDNWVRELKVWSPSLKVLVYYGSIEDRRYLRHDILNNDVEFNVIVTTYNLAIGNDSDRSLFRKLRLKYAVFDEGHMLKNMNSLRYRHLMAINAQRRLLLTGTPLQNNLLELMSLLNFIMPSMFSSSTTQLSKMFSMKSHEEQSVFERDRISQAKLIMKPFILRRVKSEVLKQLPAKEDKVESCSMSEKQQVLYQNLFKKLKGSTNGEKRELCNVMMQLRKMANHPLLHRQYYTTEKLKAMSKLMLKEPTHFDADAALIQEDMEVMSDFELHRLCQQYSSISSYQLETDLLLDSGKFHHLTKLLGSLKNKGDRVVLFSQFTMMLDIVEVLLKHLKHRYVRLDGSTPIADRIVLIDEFNTDPDIFVFLLSTRAGGLGINLTSANVVILHDIDCNPYNDKQAEDRCHRMGQTKTVQVVKLISKDSIEDCILQLGQKKLKLEQDMTAAEQGGEGTIPEDMASLLKASLGL